A DNA window from Anas acuta chromosome 4, bAnaAcu1.1, whole genome shotgun sequence contains the following coding sequences:
- the LOC137855311 gene encoding maestro heat-like repeat-containing protein family member 2B: MALLGRCLWGGTDGCLWSGCSHQLPWARPALQQLFCCGLVPSKVFVFFLGGKGNIPDTAEWERRLLQFLRASLETIGDDAWIKRLSCALSQRLDSSPSSSGEKAFLYKALGTTLGACQELPHVQENLLHHLTRAQPEEPSEAQGIIALVCQAADSHFRLALETLTTFAATSSSVRGLRVSRGRKTTQASRRAEATCRAVMLAHSSMALRASKEQVLAHVEADIAGNILLLSISSSQNLQTNLALAQSILEVGCAIHAAGNLGSFHPVLKHKLLLILQNLMKTTLWDFPAASLHLKVILALEQWSKLEISFSSKEICSLLSDCCRAILPLPSAAEQTGEIRNAEQAVLQLQSLHMATKALGRLMAVLLKAKPSPVDLVDIAEVLWFWLSSDDPWVCKKALQVCAQLLEDCRDGVAFQRPAPLCPVLA; encoded by the exons atggccctgctggggcGGTGCTTGTGGGGAGGGACGGACGGCTGCCTCTGGAGCGGGTGCAGCCACCAGCTTCCCTGGGCCAGGCCAGCtttgcagcagctcttctgttGTGGCTTGGTCCCAAGCAAggtttttgtcttctttctagGAGGAAAGGGGAACATCCCAGACACTGCCGAGTGGGAGCGCCGTCTGCTTCAG TTCCTGAGGGCATCCCTGGAAACCATCGGGGACGACGCCTGGATCAAGCGCCTGAGCTGTGCGCTGAGCCAGCGGCTGGacagctctcccagcagctctggggagaag GCTTTCCTGTACAAGGCTCTTGGGACGACGCTGGGAGCTTGTCAGGAACTCCCACACGTCCAAGAGAACCTGCTGCACCATCTGACGAGAGCACAACCTGAGGAGCCATCTGAGGCCCAG GGAATCATTGCTCTCGTCTGCCAAGCCGCCGACAGCCACTTCCGCCTGGCCTTGGAGACACTGACAACATTTGCTGCCACCTCGAGCAGTGTCCGGGGCCTTAGGGTTTCCAGAGGCAGGAAG ACGACCCAGGCCAGCAGGAGAGCTGAGGCCACTTGCAGGGCTGTCATGCTCGCCCACAGCAGCATGGCACTGCGTGCCTCCAAGGAACAAGTGCTCGCCCACGTGGAGGCAGACATCGCGGGCAacatcctgctgctctccatctccagcagccag AACTTGCAGACCAATCTTGCCCTGGCGCAGAGCATCCTTGAGGTCGGCTGTGCCATCCACGCTGCGGGGAACTTGGGCAGCTTCCATCCTGTCCTGAagcacaagctgctgctgatCCTGCAG AACTTGATGAAGACGACCCTCTGGGACTTCCCGGCAGCGTCCCTGCACCTCAAGGTGATTCTGGCCCTGGAGCAGTGGAG CAAGCTGGAGATCTCGTTCAGCAGCAAGGAAATTTGCAGCCTGCTGTCTGACTGCTGCCGGGCCATCCTGCCACTTCCTTCAGCGGCTGAGCAGACTGGGGAGATCAGGAACgcagagcaggcagtgctgcagctccag TCTCTGCACATGGCCACGAAGGCTCTGGGCCGGCTCATGGCAGTCCTGCTCAAGGCAAAGCCAAGCCCTGTCGACTTGGTAGACATCGCCGAG gtgCTGTGGTTCTGGCTCTCCTCGGACGATCCGTGGGTGTGCAAGAAAGCCCTGCAGGTCTGcgcccagctgctggaggactgCAGAGATGGAGTGGCTTTTCAG CGCCCAGCCCCCCTCTGCCCAGTCCTGGCCTGA
- the LOC137855700 gene encoding toll-like receptor 1 gives MRDLQNLFVYECLFVLTFWNNISLSVEDELFTPVSNNFPEGGSERNIMSLPLLHKHHQRSKADYNWVVIENTTESLSLSQITNSNVKKLITLLSDFGKGSRLQNLTLTNVSVDWNIFLELLQTIWQSSIEYFNINNFTQLSNIEKYNFRYSGTSMKALALKNILVTDLYFSQDDLYRILADMNIEALTVAGSEMIHMLCPSSNSPFRYLNFINNDLTDLLFQNRDTLIQLEIFILQKNKFESLSKVSSMTRYTKSLSYLDMSSNLLRTDGAEEHCQWTESLKELDLSSNQLAESVFGCLPVNVNKLDLHNNQISSVPQGIAELKSLKELNLASNRLADLPGCGGFSALEILNMEMNSILTPSADFFESCQRVRELEAGHNPFKCSCELQAFVRLERQSGGKLSGWPEAYVCEYPEDLKGTQLKDFHLTELACNMTLLLVTALLLTLVLVGVVAFLCIYLDVPWYVRMLWQWTQTKRRAWHECPEERETVLQFHAFISYSERDSVWVKTELIPNLEKGEGSVQLCQHERNFVPGKSIVENIINCIDKSYKSIFVLSPNFVQSEWCHYELYFAHHKLFSENCNSLILILLEPIPPYIIPARYHKLKALMAKRTYLEWPKERSKRALFWANLRAAININLPVAEGQRCGERD, from the coding sequence atgagagatcTCCAGAACTTATTTGTTTATGAGTGTCtctttgttttaactttttggAACAATATCAGCCTGTCTGTGGAAGATGAACTCTTTACACCTGTTTCTAATAATTTTCCAGAAGGTGGTTCTGAGAGAAACATCATGAGCCTTCCACTGTTGCATAAACATCATCAGCGGTCCAAAGCTGATTACAATTGGGTTGTAATAGAAAACACTACAGAAAGCCTGTCATTGTCACAAATCACTAATAGCaatgtaaaaaaattaataactttGTTGTCTGATTTCGGAAAAGGCTCCAGGCTACAGAATCTGACACTGACGAATGTGTCAGTGgactggaatatttttcttgaacTTCTTCAGACTATATGGCAATCATCCATTGAATATTTCAATATCAACAATTTTACGCAATTGTCGAACATTGAAAAATATAACTTCAGGTATTCGGGTACTTCCATGAAAGCACTGGCACTGAAGAACATTTTAGTCACAGATCTGTACTTTTCACAGGATGACCTGTACCGGATACTTGCAGACATGAACATTGAAGCCTTGACAGTAGCAGGATCCGAGATGATACATATGCTATGTCCTTCATCTAACAGTCCCTTTAGATACCTAAATTTTATAAACAATGATTTAACCGATCTGCTTTTTCAGAACCGTGATACATTAATTCAACTGGAGATATTTATCttacagaagaataaatttgAGAGCCTTTCCAAGGTGAGCTCCATGACCAGGTACACGAAATCACTGAGCTATCTGGACATGAGCAGCAACTTGCTGCGTACCGATGGAGCCGAGGAGCACTGCCAATGGACTGAGTCTCTGAAGGAGCTGGACCTGTCCTCAAACCAGCTGGCAGAGTCCGTGTTCGGGTGCTTGCCGGTCAATGTCAACAAACTGGACCTACACAACAACCAGATCAGCAGCGTCCCCCAGGGGATTGCTGAGCTGAAGTCTTTGAAAGAGCTGAACCTGGCGTCGAACAGGCTGGCCGACCTGCCGGGGTGCGGTGGCTTCTCGGCCCTGGAGATCCTGAATATGGAGATGAACTCGATCCTCACCCCTTCCGCCGACTTCTTTGAGAGCTGCCAGAGGGTGCGGGAGCTGGAAGCCGGGCACAACCCGTTCAAGTGCTCCTGTGAACTGCAGGCCTTCGTGCGTCTGGAGAGGCAGTCTGGGGGGAAGCTGTCCGGCTGGCCGGAGGCATACGTGTGCGAGTACCCCGAGGACCTGAAGGGAACGCAGCTGAAGGACTTCCACTTGACAGAGCTCGCTTGCAACATGACCCTGTTGCTTGTGACGGCTCTGCTGCTGAcgctggtgctggtgggggtGGTGGCCTTTCTGTGCATCTACCTGGACGTGCCGTGGTACGTGCGCATGCTGTGGCAGTGGACGCAGACGAAGCGCAGAGCTTGGCACGAGTGCCCCGAGGAGCGGGAAACCGTCCTGCAGTTCCACGCCTTCATTTCCTACAGCGAGCGCGATTCCGTGTGGGTGAAGACCGAGCTGATCCCGAACCTGGAGAAGGGGGAGGGCAGCGTCCAGCTGTGCCAGCACGAGAGAAACTTTGTTCCCGGCAAGAGCATTGTGGAGAATATCATTAACTGCATAGACAAGAGCTACAAGTCAATCTTTGTGTTGTCTCCCAACTTTGTGCAGAGCGAGTGGTGTCACTACGAGCTCTACTTTGCCCATCACAAGTTGTTCAGTGAGAACTGCAACAGCTTGATCCTGATTTTGCTGGAGCCTATCCCTCCGTATATTATCCCTGCGAGGTACCACAAGCTGAAGGCTCTCATGGCAAAGAGAACGTACCTGGAGTGGCCAAAGGAGAGGAGCAAGCGTGCCCTTTTCTGGGCTAACCTGAGGGCAGCTATTAACATTAACCTGCCAGTGGCTGAGGGGCAAAGGTGTGGAGAAAGGGATTAA